One genomic segment of Paenibacillus xylanexedens includes these proteins:
- a CDS encoding DUF3986 family protein: MNKLLHIETPIITSYPRNANFIAMLSGQHPYFEDWLLMNHIQLASTIDEKQNFWIYFYEPLSRQYHPLLNKQELQKETFVELKIDLISFLTTNLDKNFYIYLSVDTYYISAYSNPTEHYAHDLFIYGYSITENIFYIADFFENGKYSFRSASFKEIENAFHSQYPEKNVEFDSIQLLSLNSSKKYIFDVPYFKKMIEDYLHSNKTFDTYRLIDSYAFDHTFGMNVYDVLTEQLITRPSNASMIKALHVVSDHKKLMLKRIQYLYEHKIINDENLYYLFEKVYRLSLVMRNSSLKNLISGLDLSSQIKYVKELKEQETHALCNLLASIKLYN; this comes from the coding sequence ATGAATAAATTATTGCATATAGAAACGCCTATCATCACATCTTATCCTAGGAATGCAAATTTCATAGCAATGCTTAGTGGACAGCACCCTTATTTCGAGGATTGGCTTTTAATGAATCACATTCAATTGGCATCGACCATCGATGAGAAGCAAAATTTTTGGATTTATTTTTATGAACCGCTTTCAAGACAGTACCATCCATTATTAAATAAACAAGAATTACAAAAAGAAACTTTTGTTGAATTGAAAATTGATCTTATTAGCTTCTTGACCACTAACCTAGACAAGAATTTTTATATTTATTTAAGTGTGGACACCTACTATATTTCAGCTTATTCCAATCCGACAGAACACTATGCCCATGATTTATTTATATATGGTTATTCAATAACAGAAAATATATTTTATATTGCTGATTTTTTCGAGAATGGGAAGTATAGTTTTCGTTCAGCCAGCTTTAAAGAAATTGAAAATGCTTTTCATAGTCAATATCCAGAGAAAAATGTTGAGTTTGATTCTATACAATTGCTATCTTTAAATTCCAGTAAAAAGTATATATTTGATGTCCCCTATTTTAAAAAAATGATTGAAGATTATCTACACTCTAATAAAACATTTGATACCTATCGTTTAATAGATAGTTATGCTTTTGATCATACCTTCGGAATGAATGTTTATGATGTTTTAACAGAACAGTTAATTACTAGGCCATCTAATGCAAGTATGATAAAAGCACTTCATGTAGTTTCCGATCATAAAAAGTTAATGTTAAAGAGGATTCAATATTTATACGAGCATAAAATTATCAATGATGAAAATTTGTATTATCTGTTTGAAAAAGTATATCGGTTGTCCCTTGTAATGAGAAACTCTTCTCTTAAAAATTTAATCTCAGGACTTGATTTAAGCTCACAAATCAAATATGTAAAGGAATTAAAAGAACAAGAAACACACGCTTTATGTAATTTACTTG